A region of Myxococcaceae bacterium DNA encodes the following proteins:
- the mutY gene encoding A/G-specific adenine glycosylase produces MIFFDKLVSWFQANQRDLPWRHDRTPYRVWLSEIMLQQTQVSTVLDYYKRFTERFPTVQDLAKAHEDDVLALWSGLGYYSRARNLHRCAQIIESRYQGLFPTHASELSQLPGIGSYTAGAIVAFAYNQPSAVVDGNIARVFSRLYNDETPWGDSTGKKHFEQMSLELAQEAPDCRLWQESLMELGALVCKPTHPDCHHCPLLSGCRAHQQQNIPERPVKLLKTQKSRLDRVCALVHTSDAIWLEKNQQDLLFKGLYAPPNALSSPRSLEEDFQTLTRTLELKNKSCGSFISIERTLSHRNLHLHAKVISMKNAVPKGHWILKSDLRKVGLSAAFKALLLKAGLLCWVLSGPVACVHNRPSIRYIRQAIPAAPTTDAVSYARSLIGQKAAQWNGKTYRADCSGTVRAIYDAAGWPLGNAEGTKAIYKVVKDSGQIFSKNPKPGDLIFFHTGNQPKSLNHIGFVEAIQPDQTILLIHHMSGLIVRSRMNLNYPNLQISPKDKTRLNHILRRSGNGKSYTAAEVFDSFGRIL; encoded by the coding sequence ATGATATTTTTTGACAAGCTTGTATCCTGGTTTCAAGCAAATCAGCGTGACTTACCCTGGCGTCACGACCGGACTCCCTACCGAGTCTGGTTGTCTGAGATCATGCTGCAACAAACCCAAGTATCGACGGTATTGGACTACTACAAACGCTTTACAGAACGATTTCCAACGGTTCAAGATCTGGCAAAAGCGCATGAAGACGACGTTCTCGCGCTTTGGTCCGGCCTAGGTTATTATTCTCGTGCTCGAAATCTTCATCGTTGTGCTCAAATCATCGAGAGTCGTTACCAGGGTCTGTTTCCCACCCATGCAAGCGAATTAAGCCAGCTTCCGGGTATTGGATCCTACACCGCTGGCGCCATTGTCGCATTCGCTTACAATCAGCCTTCGGCCGTTGTAGATGGCAACATCGCTCGCGTATTTTCAAGACTGTATAATGACGAGACGCCCTGGGGCGATTCAACTGGAAAAAAGCACTTCGAACAAATGAGCCTGGAACTGGCTCAAGAAGCTCCCGATTGTCGGCTTTGGCAGGAAAGCTTGATGGAGTTGGGCGCTTTAGTTTGCAAACCCACTCATCCCGATTGCCATCACTGCCCTTTATTATCGGGATGTCGAGCGCATCAGCAACAAAATATCCCAGAACGGCCGGTGAAGCTCCTCAAAACACAAAAATCTCGACTGGATCGAGTGTGCGCGCTGGTTCATACCTCTGACGCCATCTGGCTGGAAAAAAATCAGCAAGACCTGCTCTTTAAAGGCCTCTACGCTCCCCCGAACGCACTCAGTAGTCCGAGAAGTCTGGAAGAAGATTTTCAAACATTAACTCGAACCCTTGAACTGAAAAACAAATCCTGCGGCTCATTTATCTCGATCGAGCGAACGCTGTCACACCGCAATCTTCATTTGCATGCTAAAGTCATTTCCATGAAAAATGCGGTTCCCAAGGGCCATTGGATCCTCAAATCGGATCTCAGAAAGGTGGGCCTGTCCGCGGCGTTCAAAGCTCTGTTGCTCAAAGCAGGTCTTTTGTGTTGGGTTCTTTCGGGGCCTGTTGCTTGCGTTCACAACCGACCTTCGATTCGCTACATTCGCCAAGCAATTCCTGCAGCGCCCACAACCGACGCTGTCTCCTACGCGAGAAGCTTGATCGGTCAAAAAGCAGCCCAATGGAATGGAAAAACCTATCGCGCAGATTGCTCCGGAACCGTTCGAGCGATCTATGATGCTGCGGGTTGGCCTCTTGGCAACGCAGAAGGAACCAAGGCGATATACAAAGTCGTCAAAGACTCTGGGCAGATCTTTTCAAAAAACCCCAAACCCGGTGATTTAATTTTCTTTCATACCGGAAATCAGCCCAAGTCACTTAACCACATTGGTTTTGTTGAAGCCATACAGCCCGATCAGACCATTTTACTGATTCATCACATGAGCGGATTGATCGTACGATCTCGAATGAACCTCAACTATCCCAATCTTCAGATCAGCCCCAAAGATAAAACAAGGTTGAACCATATCCTCAGACGCTCTGGAAATGGAAAATCGTACACAGCGGCCGAAGTTTTCGATAGCTTTGGAAGAATCTTGTGA
- a CDS encoding S1 RNA-binding domain-containing protein, which translates to MESQNAPIWNAIHTAEVTHTAEHGLHVKMGEVEAFLPKEELEQFQGMLSSTVRVYLENPKRPSVSLLKAEELSEIECIEAAMQKNEPIQGMIVAPIKGGFSIALLAKSREEAERGVGLRAFLPFSHVGLDPKMLPEMNDREPYWFKVKDFKPTEGNIIVSRRSLLQKERREHQKAFWESTQVGDVVSGTVKSLVAYGAFVELEGADALLHVSDMSYEQHPTQKERVQVGQELQVKVLEIDKKAKKIKVGLKQLKKDPWQEIEDEYKIGMDVSGTVVALSDFGVFLHIAEGLEGLVHSSEISWQRVKHPSSCFKIGDEVRARILRLDQEGHRISLSIKALLENPVEKLAEKYPVSTIVKAKIVGIKEYGLFVQIDEGVTALVHIGEISWTRSVEHPSELFKEGDEVDVAVLGFDSKRQRVSCSIKRTKDDPWISWKSKYAKGSRHEVTVKRVSHAGFECELEPELVAFCSTREMGDTPVKQGQTLQVEVIACDPVQHKVSMSVKARIEKEAREDYDAYLKRSEGQSSKATLGDLFRKL; encoded by the coding sequence ATGGAATCACAAAACGCGCCCATTTGGAATGCCATCCATACGGCTGAGGTTACCCACACAGCGGAGCACGGACTTCACGTCAAGATGGGTGAAGTCGAGGCTTTCCTCCCGAAAGAAGAGCTTGAGCAGTTTCAAGGCATGCTGAGCAGTACCGTTCGGGTTTATCTTGAAAACCCCAAAAGGCCGTCCGTGTCTTTATTGAAAGCGGAAGAACTTTCGGAGATCGAGTGCATTGAAGCGGCGATGCAAAAGAACGAGCCTATTCAAGGCATGATCGTTGCTCCCATCAAAGGAGGCTTTAGCATTGCGCTTCTCGCAAAAAGCCGAGAGGAAGCGGAGAGAGGGGTTGGGCTTCGAGCTTTCTTGCCGTTCAGCCATGTCGGATTGGATCCGAAGATGCTTCCGGAGATGAACGACCGTGAGCCCTACTGGTTTAAAGTGAAGGACTTTAAGCCTACGGAAGGCAATATCATCGTGAGTCGACGTTCTCTTTTGCAGAAAGAAAGGCGTGAACACCAGAAAGCATTTTGGGAGAGCACGCAGGTTGGCGATGTGGTGAGTGGCACGGTGAAATCGCTGGTTGCGTACGGGGCTTTTGTCGAATTGGAAGGGGCCGATGCTTTGCTTCATGTGTCGGATATGTCCTATGAGCAGCATCCTACCCAGAAGGAGCGCGTGCAAGTAGGCCAAGAGCTCCAAGTCAAAGTGTTGGAAATTGATAAGAAAGCTAAAAAAATCAAAGTTGGCTTGAAACAACTGAAAAAAGATCCTTGGCAAGAAATCGAAGATGAATACAAGATCGGCATGGATGTCAGTGGAACGGTTGTGGCCCTTTCCGATTTCGGCGTGTTTTTGCATATTGCCGAAGGTCTTGAAGGTTTGGTTCATAGCAGCGAAATTTCTTGGCAGCGGGTGAAACACCCATCGTCTTGCTTCAAAATTGGAGACGAGGTTCGAGCTCGAATTTTGCGATTGGATCAAGAAGGTCATCGCATTTCTCTGTCCATCAAAGCTTTGTTAGAGAATCCGGTTGAAAAACTGGCTGAAAAATATCCAGTGAGTACGATTGTTAAAGCCAAAATCGTTGGCATTAAAGAATACGGCTTGTTTGTTCAGATTGACGAAGGTGTCACGGCGTTGGTTCACATCGGTGAGATTTCCTGGACACGTTCGGTAGAACACCCAAGTGAGCTCTTTAAAGAGGGCGATGAAGTCGATGTGGCAGTCTTGGGTTTTGACTCCAAGCGTCAACGTGTCTCCTGCTCCATCAAGCGTACGAAAGACGATCCGTGGATTTCCTGGAAATCTAAGTACGCGAAAGGTTCTCGCCACGAGGTAACCGTGAAGCGTGTGTCGCATGCAGGATTCGAGTGTGAATTGGAGCCCGAATTGGTGGCCTTTTGCTCCACGCGAGAAATGGGAGATACGCCGGTGAAACAAGGGCAAACCCTGCAGGTTGAAGTCATCGCTTGCGATCCGGTGCAGCACAAAGTGAGCATGAGCGTCAAGGCTCGCATTGAAAAAGAAGCGCGAGAAGATTACGATGCATACTTAAAGCGCAGCGAAGGACAAAGTTCAAAAGCAACCTTAGGCGATCTGTTCCGCAAGCTTTAA
- a CDS encoding 4Fe-4S dicluster domain-containing protein, giving the protein MKFRHFKWIYAQLFLASVGFVHYARKFWPWSDRTPGIEQFKRNYFSESFLPCTQELRAIAHEPGRCTTCGQCDFACPENLSPMRSLLKPERALREMASCTNCHACEQACPQRIPILRYVHLASKTFHPGASWRTTTGS; this is encoded by the coding sequence GTGAAGTTCCGCCATTTCAAATGGATCTATGCCCAACTTTTTTTAGCCTCCGTCGGCTTCGTCCATTATGCTCGAAAATTTTGGCCCTGGAGCGACAGGACTCCTGGGATAGAGCAATTCAAACGAAACTATTTCTCCGAGTCTTTTTTACCGTGCACCCAAGAGCTCCGAGCCATAGCTCATGAGCCCGGTCGTTGCACAACTTGTGGACAATGCGATTTCGCTTGTCCGGAGAATCTGAGTCCCATGCGATCTCTGCTCAAACCCGAGCGCGCGCTTCGTGAAATGGCTTCTTGCACAAACTGCCATGCCTGCGAACAAGCGTGCCCTCAAAGGATACCCATACTGCGTTATGTACACTTGGCCTCGAAAACCTTTCATCCTGGCGCATCGTGGCGCACGACAACAGGCTCCTGA
- a CDS encoding DUF1566 domain-containing protein → MNQVFVSIFFIFALSPNLFSWNLLGHRPAWLQDAWSEVARIGQQIQDSIREVKPLSLGSAWAPLTRVGGDYIAQMTQRHRRIQELRQKIHRLRQIDKASEASAAEEELLRLIELGDLPERHSKAGALKIGLELLDAVPGELSLPASKAKDSVPGLRLVPGAGGPPPQPNPLPADVRNDLPDPGIPWGISGRVFRNKTLINSTIALLSLKCQLLQLEYQLSHQALHKQEMGSSMCQALVRTSSASGRVSAQASQAVAPVASPGRCSAQMIQWGQSSGVHEWDRSTLGRKRILSKKPKRSNHRLDKWYTSRIPGRLSALELESKRPEKEMNFTDAHADMNQVFARTSSASGRISAQASQATAPSDASTQSILSPNIVYTEAMRSDPFRQLGDWYKGPRDAQDVAALEWESKRSEEKMSWTNACDYAADRSSEGWRLPTIWELEVLFKKRGGDLGEGCHWSSTGVFGTPSFWALSADGKVDEECNNPGDICDDYLTTDNFVLCVRSLPTSRPPASQ, encoded by the coding sequence ATGAATCAAGTCTTCGTTTCTATTTTCTTTATTTTTGCTCTATCCCCCAACTTGTTTTCCTGGAATTTGCTGGGGCATCGCCCCGCTTGGTTGCAAGATGCTTGGTCCGAGGTGGCTCGAATAGGCCAACAGATCCAAGACAGTATTCGAGAGGTGAAACCCCTTTCGCTGGGTTCGGCTTGGGCGCCACTGACTCGCGTCGGCGGTGACTACATCGCGCAGATGACCCAGCGGCATAGGCGCATCCAAGAACTCCGGCAAAAGATCCATAGGCTGCGCCAAATAGACAAGGCTTCGGAAGCTTCGGCCGCGGAAGAAGAGCTCTTGCGGTTGATCGAACTGGGGGATTTACCCGAGAGGCATTCGAAGGCAGGAGCTCTGAAGATTGGGCTGGAGCTTCTGGATGCAGTACCCGGCGAGTTATCTCTGCCTGCCTCTAAAGCCAAGGATTCGGTACCGGGGCTACGCTTGGTTCCCGGTGCTGGTGGCCCGCCGCCTCAACCGAACCCTTTGCCGGCAGACGTGCGTAACGACTTACCCGATCCTGGGATCCCTTGGGGGATCAGTGGACGCGTTTTCAGAAACAAGACGCTTATAAATTCTACGATAGCGCTGCTGAGTCTTAAGTGTCAGCTTTTACAGCTTGAGTATCAGCTTTCACACCAAGCACTCCATAAACAGGAGATGGGCTCGTCAATGTGTCAAGCATTGGTAAGAACTTCGAGCGCGTCAGGGCGGGTCTCTGCTCAGGCCTCGCAGGCCGTTGCTCCTGTCGCTTCGCCGGGTAGGTGCTCGGCGCAGATGATACAATGGGGTCAGTCTAGCGGAGTTCACGAGTGGGATAGATCCACGCTCGGACGCAAAAGAATTTTGAGTAAGAAGCCGAAGCGATCGAACCATAGGCTGGACAAGTGGTATACCTCTCGGATTCCGGGCAGACTATCTGCTCTGGAATTGGAATCCAAACGTCCAGAGAAAGAAATGAATTTCACAGATGCCCACGCTGATATGAATCAAGTATTCGCAAGAACTTCGAGCGCGTCAGGACGCATCTCTGCTCAGGCCTCGCAGGCTACTGCTCCTAGCGATGCCTCTACTCAAAGCATATTGTCACCCAATATCGTCTATACGGAGGCGATGCGTTCAGATCCGTTTAGGCAACTTGGCGATTGGTATAAAGGCCCACGCGATGCCCAAGACGTAGCTGCTTTGGAATGGGAATCCAAACGTTCAGAGGAAAAAATGAGCTGGACGAATGCCTGCGACTACGCAGCGGATCGTTCGTCGGAAGGGTGGCGCTTGCCAACGATTTGGGAATTAGAAGTGCTGTTTAAGAAACGCGGAGGAGATCTCGGTGAAGGGTGCCACTGGTCTAGCACAGGGGTTTTTGGAACCCCCAGTTTCTGGGCCCTCAGTGCCGATGGTAAGGTAGACGAGGAGTGCAACAACCCTGGCGATATCTGCGACGATTATCTTACTACTGATAATTTTGTTCTTTGTGTACGATCTCTTCCTACCAGTAGACCGCCTGCTAGTCAATGA
- a CDS encoding DUF1566 domain-containing protein, whose amino-acid sequence MNFVFAFIFLIFAWSPTILAWNLLGYRPAWLQDAWSEVARMGQQIRDSVREVKPLSLGSAWVPLTRIGDDYIAQMIQRDQRIQELRQKIHRLRQIDKASEASAAEEELLRLIELGALPEKRSKAGALKIGLELKDTTPGELSLPASKAKDSVPGLRLVPGTGGPPPQPNPLPADVRNDLPDPGIPWGISGRVFRNKTLVPNGTYFKAEILPTDPEWRFIWRCFYHDKPTKWGLSRVYCVHDRDQTNVFEANIALLEKDATAFKPTWDVEPRADQRAVAIERWKQAVAPFSPFHTVESDGRPRTFKNTKVLPLWHGSDSQKCHGIANSGFKFSGKLALEGQASFDTDDGYFGSGIYFTNSARYAGDIYSRGDLMMAWVSMTEPFPIVGDPSQLDMALLSCEGAYKHYNAHYIPVFPMEDNFDCAEYYPCLAGQMPVCDELVIFQRSQALPRYWIELQVEHPAMARPSQAPAFVEDLIPVLMQVLQQQEVDADKRLRNVLNRHLERLLKQARDDDLEEDQLEMHGQLAQLFNAQDKMDKSVRQALIGASSSLAGVPVQASQVAASVTRAHASVGFFSQLLKGAVSFISVQNSLIRTQAMRSDPFKKVSDWYQGPRDAQEVPVLEWERTPCREITLREAQVYATRSSSAEWRLPTVWELEALYQQRDVLGVLYQQGVDHEQEWYWSSTEISGYPERSWVINLDSGRVAYGTVSAANSLRCVRLRMETDD is encoded by the coding sequence ATGAATTTCGTTTTCGCTTTTATTTTTCTTATTTTTGCTTGGTCTCCAACTATATTGGCTTGGAACTTGCTTGGGTATCGCCCCGCTTGGTTGCAAGATGCTTGGTCTGAGGTGGCTCGAATGGGCCAACAGATCCGAGACAGTGTTCGAGAGGTGAAACCTCTTTCACTCGGCTCGGCTTGGGTGCCACTGACTCGCATCGGCGACGACTACATCGCGCAAATGATCCAACGAGATCAGCGCATCCAAGAACTCCGGCAAAAGATCCACAGACTGCGTCAAATAGACAAGGCTTCGGAAGCTTCGGCTGCGGAAGAAGAGCTCTTACGATTGATCGAGCTGGGGGCTTTGCCTGAGAAGCGTTCGAAAGCAGGAGCTCTGAAGATTGGGTTGGAACTTAAAGATACAACACCGGGCGAGTTATCTCTGCCTGCCTCTAAAGCCAAGGATTCGGTGCCGGGGCTACGCTTGGTTCCCGGTACTGGCGGCCCGCCGCCTCAACCGAACCCTTTACCGGCAGACGTGCGTAACGACTTACCCGATCCTGGGATCCCTTGGGGGATCAGTGGACGCGTTTTCAGAAACAAGACGCTGGTTCCAAACGGTACCTATTTCAAAGCGGAAATACTCCCAACCGATCCAGAATGGCGTTTTATTTGGCGTTGCTTTTACCACGACAAGCCGACCAAATGGGGCCTTTCGCGGGTCTATTGTGTTCATGACCGAGACCAAACAAACGTTTTTGAAGCAAATATCGCTCTGCTGGAGAAAGACGCCACCGCTTTTAAGCCAACTTGGGATGTGGAGCCTCGGGCAGATCAGCGCGCGGTTGCGATCGAGCGTTGGAAACAAGCTGTAGCACCCTTTTCGCCTTTTCACACAGTGGAAAGTGATGGGCGACCTAGAACCTTTAAAAATACCAAAGTTTTACCCCTTTGGCATGGCAGTGACTCACAGAAGTGTCATGGAATCGCGAATAGTGGGTTTAAGTTTTCTGGAAAGCTTGCTCTCGAGGGTCAAGCGTCATTCGACACGGATGATGGATACTTTGGTAGTGGGATCTATTTTACGAATAGCGCTCGTTATGCCGGAGATATTTATAGTAGAGGCGATTTGATGATGGCTTGGGTGTCTATGACGGAACCCTTTCCCATCGTCGGAGATCCCTCCCAGTTAGACATGGCACTTTTGTCGTGTGAAGGAGCCTATAAGCATTACAATGCGCATTACATTCCGGTGTTCCCAATGGAGGATAATTTTGATTGTGCCGAATATTATCCTTGTCTGGCGGGTCAAATGCCTGTTTGCGATGAGCTGGTGATTTTTCAACGATCTCAAGCTTTGCCGCGTTATTGGATAGAGCTTCAGGTAGAGCATCCTGCGATGGCGCGCCCGAGCCAAGCGCCAGCCTTTGTGGAAGATTTGATCCCGGTCTTGATGCAAGTCTTGCAGCAGCAAGAAGTGGATGCAGATAAGAGGCTTCGCAATGTGCTAAATAGGCACCTTGAGCGGCTCTTGAAGCAAGCGCGCGATGATGACTTGGAAGAGGATCAGTTGGAGATGCACGGGCAGCTCGCTCAGCTGTTTAATGCACAAGATAAGATGGATAAGTCTGTGCGTCAGGCCTTGATAGGAGCTTCGAGTTCGCTGGCAGGCGTTCCTGTGCAGGCTTCACAGGTGGCCGCTAGTGTAACCCGTGCCCATGCGTCAGTGGGCTTCTTCTCCCAGCTTCTAAAGGGAGCTGTTAGCTTCATTTCTGTCCAGAATTCTCTAATCCGCACCCAAGCGATGCGATCGGATCCGTTTAAGAAAGTTTCTGATTGGTATCAAGGCCCGCGCGATGCCCAAGAGGTGCCTGTTCTGGAATGGGAACGCACACCTTGCCGTGAGATAACTCTTAGAGAGGCCCAGGTTTACGCAACGCGCTCTTCGTCGGCAGAGTGGCGATTACCCACGGTTTGGGAATTAGAAGCGTTGTATCAGCAACGTGATGTCTTAGGAGTGCTTTATCAGCAAGGAGTGGATCACGAACAAGAGTGGTATTGGTCCAGCACAGAAATCTCTGGCTATCCAGAGCGCTCGTGGGTTATCAATTTGGATAGTGGGCGGGTCGCTTACGGTACTGTCAGCGCTGCTAACTCTCTTCGTTGCGTGCGTTTAAGGATGGAAACTGATGATTGA
- the recG gene encoding ATP-dependent DNA helicase RecG, with protein sequence MGPLSPLASMSASPYDEPIQTLPGVGPAKQRALEALGISKIKDLLSILPKGYQNRVQLPIRDLKSGMQARVVGTILRLQTLGSFKHQRLEMILKDGTGFLKLVFFQLKPVAYLLKAKPGTQLTVTGEVTAFNAMMQMVHPKVALGNKPEPFHGVCAIYPELKGLSSHDLTKFIEAALEQVQKASAPDWPIEKLQELKLLPLLESYQTIHQPVEAIADPGQHPAFRRMAFEELYHFQCRLLKHRQIQLKLQSPILPRESARELFQGLLPFAPTHAQIRVIQEISDDTSQSYPMLRLLQGDVGSGKTAVAACAAKLFQKNGYQTAMMAPTEILAEQHFHVFSQLFGSERVGKLMGSLSVPARREMLKSLQSGNIDILIGTHALISEDVVFKNLGLCIVDEQHRFGVHQRSELRNKGRKGSFVPHVLAMTATPIPRSLALTAYGDFALSVLDELPPGRTPVSTHLLQGDPQKNVLMLADKCLRNQEQAYIIYPLVEESEKMDLLNAEQAFAELAGRFGSDRVALIHGRMTGAEKESAMHRFASAQADLLVSTTVIEVGVNVPNATCMMIVHPERFGLSQLHQLRGRVGRGERKSTCFLLTPQLFPSEETYRRLAILEKSQDGFEIAAEDLKIRGPGDFLGTRQSGLPIFHHCDLVQHADLIEPARQLAQSIISFHP encoded by the coding sequence TTGGGTCCTCTTTCACCATTGGCTTCCATGAGCGCCTCTCCTTATGACGAACCCATCCAGACCTTGCCCGGTGTAGGTCCTGCGAAACAACGCGCATTGGAGGCCCTTGGCATTTCAAAGATCAAGGACCTTTTGAGCATCCTTCCCAAAGGCTACCAAAATCGTGTGCAACTTCCGATTCGAGACTTAAAGTCCGGTATGCAAGCTAGGGTCGTTGGAACGATTCTGCGCTTGCAGACACTTGGTTCTTTCAAGCACCAACGATTGGAAATGATCTTAAAAGATGGAACCGGTTTTTTAAAGCTCGTATTTTTCCAGCTAAAACCCGTCGCTTATCTCCTCAAAGCGAAGCCTGGAACTCAGCTGACTGTCACCGGAGAAGTCACGGCGTTTAACGCGATGATGCAAATGGTCCACCCCAAAGTCGCCTTGGGCAACAAGCCCGAACCCTTTCACGGAGTTTGCGCGATCTACCCGGAACTCAAGGGGCTCAGTTCCCATGATTTGACCAAATTTATCGAAGCTGCGCTGGAGCAAGTCCAAAAAGCTTCTGCACCGGATTGGCCGATCGAAAAGCTTCAAGAGCTCAAACTTTTGCCCTTGCTGGAAAGCTATCAAACCATTCACCAACCCGTCGAGGCAATCGCAGACCCAGGCCAGCATCCTGCTTTTCGCCGCATGGCTTTTGAAGAATTGTACCACTTCCAATGCCGTTTGTTGAAACACCGACAAATACAGCTGAAGCTGCAATCTCCGATTTTGCCACGCGAATCGGCTCGGGAGCTATTTCAGGGCCTCTTGCCCTTTGCTCCTACTCACGCCCAGATTCGCGTCATTCAAGAAATCAGCGACGATACAAGCCAGTCTTACCCCATGCTTCGCTTGCTCCAAGGAGATGTAGGATCCGGCAAAACAGCCGTCGCAGCCTGTGCCGCCAAACTGTTTCAAAAAAATGGCTACCAGACCGCCATGATGGCTCCTACCGAGATTTTGGCCGAACAACATTTTCACGTATTCTCTCAACTATTTGGCAGCGAACGAGTGGGTAAGCTTATGGGCAGCTTGAGCGTGCCGGCTCGCCGAGAAATGCTCAAATCGCTTCAATCAGGAAACATCGATATTCTCATCGGAACCCACGCTCTGATTTCAGAAGACGTTGTGTTTAAAAATCTAGGACTCTGCATCGTTGACGAGCAGCACCGCTTTGGGGTCCACCAACGAAGCGAGTTACGCAACAAAGGTCGAAAAGGCTCCTTTGTCCCGCACGTGCTCGCCATGACCGCAACCCCAATCCCTCGAAGCCTCGCTCTAACGGCCTACGGAGATTTTGCGCTGTCGGTATTGGATGAACTTCCGCCGGGAAGAACCCCGGTTTCAACGCATTTACTGCAAGGCGATCCGCAAAAAAATGTTCTGATGTTGGCAGACAAATGCCTTCGAAACCAAGAGCAGGCCTACATCATTTATCCGCTCGTTGAAGAATCCGAAAAAATGGATCTTCTAAACGCAGAGCAGGCTTTCGCTGAACTGGCAGGGCGCTTTGGAAGTGATCGAGTCGCTTTGATTCATGGCCGTATGACGGGCGCGGAGAAGGAATCCGCCATGCATCGATTCGCGAGTGCTCAAGCGGATTTACTGGTTTCCACCACCGTCATTGAAGTCGGGGTGAATGTCCCCAATGCCACCTGCATGATGATCGTTCACCCGGAACGATTTGGCCTTTCTCAGCTGCACCAATTACGGGGCAGAGTAGGGCGCGGAGAGCGCAAAAGCACTTGCTTCTTGCTAACCCCTCAACTCTTTCCCAGCGAAGAGACTTATCGAAGGCTGGCCATCCTGGAAAAAAGCCAAGATGGCTTCGAAATCGCAGCCGAAGACTTGAAGATTCGGGGTCCCGGTGACTTTTTGGGTACACGGCAATCCGGTCTTCCTATTTTCCATCACTGCGACTTGGTCCAGCACGCAGACTTAATCGAGCCTGCTCGACAACTGGCTCAATCAATCATCAGTTTCCATCCTTAA
- the greA gene encoding transcription elongation factor GreA, with product MSYPMTQSGFDSLTEELRRLKIEVRPKVIQDIAEARAHGDLSENAEYDAAREKQSLVEGRIREIEAKLAGAQIIDLSRHDGSKVLFGVTVVICDADSGEQQRWTLVGEDEADLKQGKINITSPIARALVGRSVGDQIEIQTPKGIKECEIVEILI from the coding sequence ATGAGTTACCCCATGACCCAGAGCGGTTTTGACTCTCTTACCGAAGAGCTTCGACGCTTAAAAATTGAAGTCCGCCCCAAAGTCATCCAAGACATTGCAGAAGCCAGAGCCCACGGAGATCTTTCTGAAAACGCGGAATACGACGCTGCTCGAGAGAAACAGTCCTTGGTAGAAGGTCGTATTCGTGAAATTGAGGCCAAACTGGCGGGTGCGCAGATTATTGATTTAAGTCGTCACGATGGCTCGAAGGTCCTCTTTGGGGTCACGGTTGTCATCTGCGATGCTGACTCGGGCGAACAACAGCGTTGGACACTGGTTGGCGAGGACGAAGCCGACTTAAAACAAGGAAAGATCAACATTACCTCTCCCATCGCAAGAGCCTTGGTCGGACGATCCGTTGGAGATCAAATTGAAATCCAAACCCCCAAGGGTATCAAAGAGTGTGAAATTGTCGAAATTTTGATATAA